GAATTTTTCTTCGAGTTTCGCTTGTAGGTTGATGTCGCTCAGCACGCCGAACTCCTTGGCTTCTAGTGCGTTGACGGTCGAGTCGATAACATCTTGAAACGGACCATCGAGTCAGGGGTCATCGTGTAACTCATAACCATCTCACGGTTCGTCCGCCGATAATATTGTGTTTAAGGCACAATCGTGATGGCTGCGAATATGTATTTGAAACGCCATGATAAAATTGCAACGTGCGACGAAGTTACGTTCTCATGGGACAAGAATCAGCAACTCGATATAATTCATCAGTCGTTGTAGTACTAGATGTAAGGGTGAACTAAACATGACTCTCGCACACCGACTCGAAACAAGAACTGCGACGCTGGCCACTCTCGCGACGACGCTCCTCACAACGACGACAGGAACGGTCGTCGCTCACACCAACGGGGCTATCGGCGGCGCCCACTCGTGGGGCGGTCACATGTGGGGTGACGGCTGGATGGTTGGTCCCGAGTGGATGGGTCTTTGGGGACTCCTTTGGATGGGCGTCTTCATTGCGATACCTCTTGCACTCGTGTACCTCGCTACGCGCCGCGAGACCGAGCGCAAAACAGACTCCGCAGCGGCGGTACTTCGAGAGCGATACGCCCGCGGCGAGATCGACGACGATGAGTTCGAACTGCTACGAGCGAAACTCTCGTAGCTCAGCCTGTTATTTCGACCGCGGGGCTTGTTCCAGCGGACAGTGATGCGTTACCCCTCGTGACCAGTAGGTCGTGGTTGATTCCAAAAGGAGCAGTACCCGAAAATGAAGACGCCCCCACACGCCTGCGCTTCCATTACTACCTGAATAAAACTGATTCGACTTCGACACCATCGAATCGGATTCAAGTGCAATTCTAACCGGTGTAGTGGTTTCGACCCATTCAGTCACAAAAATTCTTTGTCGGTCGGCGATATGCTGAAGATGAGATATCAGTAGAGGCTTAGTCCGCTGGCTGGGTGTGTTCGCCGTGTTCTTCCGTGGATTCGGACCGGTGGAGCCAGTAGAGGAACAGGAAGAATCCAGTCGCCAGTACGTTCAGCACCATTTTGTAGTTCATCTCGATTTTGACCTCGGCGATTTTGGCGGTCGAGGGGTCCGGGATAAGCCCGGCACCGAGGAACAGAAAGTGAATGACAAACCCAGTGAAGACTGCTGCGACGAAAATCATCCCCGAGAGGATGGCCGCGAACTTCGCTCCGTAGTATTCCCGATAGGCGTCCATTATTGGTGGGACGATGAGGTCTGCGTAGATGTAACTCAGGACGCTCCCGAATGGGAGACCATTCGTCCAGAGGACGGTACCGAACGGAACGTTTCCAACCGAACACACGAAGGTAGCGACACCGATGACAGCACCGACCACTGCGGTCCAGAAGATGTACACCGGCACGCCGAATATCGGTCCGGAAAAGACCGACGTCCAGACTTGCTTGGGAATGAATCCGGCGATAAGACCGGCGAAGATGAATCCGATGGCGATTTCGTCCCAGAGCATCCCCCACTCTTTCCACTGTTTGTCGGCAAGCGCCTTCCATCCGGAGAGCGACGTCGCCTGCTCGCGGATAGTCGTATTGACTTCTTCGGGATCGAAACTCTCCTTACACGACTGCGAGCAGAAATAGTAGGTTTGCCCGTCGTGTTCGGTCGAATAGTCGGTCTCCTCTGGGTTGACGTCCATTCCACAGACCGGATCTTGTACAGTTGGACTTCCTTCGTCGAGGACGTTCTGTCGGGCTTGATCGAGAACCTCGTCTGGCACGAGATAGATGAATCCGAAGGCCATCAGCCCGATGAGCATGAACCCACCGATGATGTCCGCCGCGAGGAACTGCCACCCGAGAAGGATCCAAATGACTGCGCCGATCTCGATGACGAGGTTCGTCGATGCAAACATGAACGCGCCGATGGTGGCCGCTGCAGAGCCACCTTTTTTGAACAAGTTC
This Haladaptatus sp. R4 DNA region includes the following protein-coding sequences:
- a CDS encoding SHOCT domain-containing protein, which codes for MTLAHRLETRTATLATLATTLLTTTTGTVVAHTNGAIGGAHSWGGHMWGDGWMVGPEWMGLWGLLWMGVFIAIPLALVYLATRRETERKTDSAAAVLRERYARGEIDDDEFELLRAKLS
- a CDS encoding permease, whose protein sequence is MEKKEYAILVAIALVTIGIGVFTTSKPLGTFFVESTKHAATTTVAMAWITWWALVIGFAIAGGVEAWTSDEEVADLLEGNGLREIGYGSLFGFISSSCSYSAIATAKNLFKKGGSAAATIGAFMFASTNLVIEIGAVIWILLGWQFLAADIIGGFMLIGLMAFGFIYLVPDEVLDQARQNVLDEGSPTVQDPVCGMDVNPEETDYSTEHDGQTYYFCSQSCKESFDPEEVNTTIREQATSLSGWKALADKQWKEWGMLWDEIAIGFIFAGLIAGFIPKQVWTSVFSGPIFGVPVYIFWTAVVGAVIGVATFVCSVGNVPFGTVLWTNGLPFGSVLSYIYADLIVPPIMDAYREYYGAKFAAILSGMIFVAAVFTGFVIHFLFLGAGLIPDPSTAKIAEVKIEMNYKMVLNVLATGFFLFLYWLHRSESTEEHGEHTQPAD